In Streptomyces capitiformicae, one genomic interval encodes:
- a CDS encoding histidinol-phosphate transaminase: protein MSDVRIDDLPVRDELRGKSPYGAPQLDVPVRLNTNENPYPLPDPLVERIAERVREAARHLNRYPDRDAVELRTRLAEYLTKTSGYEVGPANVWAANGSNEVIQQLLQTFGGPGRTAMGFEPSYSMHGLISRGTGTGWISGPRGDDFTIDLEAAEKAIVEYRPDVVFITTPNNPTGNAVSRETVLALYEAAQSAKPSMVVVDEAYIEFSHGDSLLSLIEGRPNLVVSRTMSKAFGAAGLRLGYLAAHPAVVDAVQLVRLPYHLSAVTQATALAALEHTDTLLGYVEQLKAERDRLVEELRAIGYEVTESDANFVQFGRFDDAHEVWQKILDRGVLVRDNGVPGWLRVTAGTPAENDAFLDAVRDLQCFVGNTPTPSKEQSA from the coding sequence GTGAGCGACGTACGTATCGACGATCTCCCCGTACGCGACGAGCTGCGCGGCAAGTCCCCCTACGGCGCGCCCCAGCTCGACGTCCCCGTACGGCTGAACACCAACGAGAACCCGTACCCGCTGCCCGATCCGCTGGTCGAGCGCATCGCCGAACGGGTCCGTGAGGCGGCGCGCCACCTCAACCGCTACCCGGACCGGGACGCGGTGGAGCTGCGGACGCGGCTCGCGGAGTATCTGACGAAGACGTCCGGGTACGAGGTCGGCCCGGCCAACGTGTGGGCGGCCAACGGCTCCAACGAGGTCATCCAGCAGCTCCTGCAGACCTTCGGCGGACCCGGCCGTACGGCCATGGGCTTCGAGCCCTCGTACTCCATGCACGGGCTCATCTCGCGCGGCACGGGCACCGGCTGGATCTCCGGCCCCCGGGGCGACGACTTCACGATCGACCTCGAGGCGGCGGAGAAGGCCATCGTCGAGTACCGGCCGGACGTCGTCTTCATCACCACCCCCAACAACCCCACGGGCAACGCGGTTTCGCGGGAGACCGTCCTCGCACTGTACGAGGCGGCGCAGTCGGCCAAGCCGTCGATGGTGGTCGTGGACGAGGCGTACATCGAGTTCAGCCACGGCGACTCGCTGCTGTCCCTCATCGAAGGACGGCCGAATCTCGTCGTCTCGCGCACGATGTCCAAGGCCTTCGGCGCGGCCGGCCTGCGTCTCGGCTACCTCGCCGCGCACCCGGCGGTCGTGGACGCCGTCCAGCTCGTCCGGCTGCCGTACCACCTCTCCGCCGTCACCCAGGCGACCGCTCTGGCCGCCCTGGAGCACACCGACACCCTCCTCGGCTATGTCGAACAGCTCAAGGCGGAGCGGGACCGGCTGGTCGAGGAACTGCGCGCCATCGGCTACGAGGTGACCGAGTCCGACGCGAACTTCGTGCAGTTCGGCAGGTTCGACGACGCGCACGAGGTGTGGCAGAAGATCCTCGACCGGGGCGTCCTGGTCCGGGACAACGGAGTGCCCGGGTGGCTGCGAGTGACCGCCGGAACCCCCGCCGAAAACGACGCGTTCCTCGACGCGGTACGTGACCTGCAGTGTTTTGTGGGGAACACCCCCACGCCCTCGAAGGAGCAGAGCGCATGA
- the ybaK gene encoding Cys-tRNA(Pro) deacylase codes for MAKKSKKQQAGGTPATVSLTAAGVEFTVHAYEHDPSHPSYGEEAAEAMGVSPERVFKTLVADVDGALVVAVVPVAGSLDLKSLATAVGGKRAAMADPTLAERTTGYVRGGISPLGQRKKLRTVLDASAESHETICVSAGRRGLEVELAPADLQKLTEAVSAAIARA; via the coding sequence ATGGCGAAGAAGTCGAAGAAGCAGCAGGCCGGGGGCACGCCCGCGACCGTGTCCCTGACGGCGGCGGGCGTGGAGTTCACCGTCCACGCCTACGAGCACGACCCGTCCCACCCCTCCTACGGCGAGGAGGCCGCCGAGGCGATGGGGGTGTCCCCCGAGCGGGTCTTCAAGACGCTGGTGGCGGACGTCGACGGTGCGCTGGTCGTCGCGGTGGTCCCGGTGGCCGGCTCCCTCGACCTGAAGTCCCTGGCCACGGCGGTGGGCGGCAAGCGGGCGGCGATGGCCGACCCGACGCTCGCCGAACGCACCACCGGTTATGTCCGCGGCGGTATCTCTCCGCTGGGCCAGCGCAAGAAGCTCCGCACGGTGCTGGACGCGTCGGCGGAGTCCCACGAGACGATCTGCGTCTCGGCCGGCCGGCGCGGCCTGGAGGTCGAACTGGCCCCCGCGGATCTCCAGAAGCTCACGGAAGCGGTGTCTGCGGCCATCGCCCGCGCGTGA
- the hisD gene encoding histidinol dehydrogenase — MISRIDLRGDALPEGPALRDLLPRADFDVSAALEKVRPICEAVHHRGDAALIDFAEKFDGVRLTSVRVPAKALTDALEQLDPAVRAALEESIRRARTVHREQRRTTHTTQVVPGGTVTEKWVPVERVGLYAPGGRSVYPSSVIMNVVPAQEAGVPSIALASPAQAEFDGLPHPTILAACALLGVDEVYAAGGATAVAMFAYGTESCPPANMVTGPGNIWVAAAKRYFTGVIGIDSEAGPTEIAVLADDTADPVHVAADLISQAEHDPLAAAVLVTDSVALADAVEKELAPQVEATKHIEDRIRPSLAGRQSAIVLVDGVDEGLRVVNAYGAEHLEIQTADAAAVAERVVNAGAIFIGPWAPVSLGDYAAGSNHVLPTGGCACHSSGLSVQSFLRGIHIVDYTKDALAEVAHHVVTLAEAEDLPAHGAAIKARFGWKVPEGK; from the coding sequence GTGATCTCTCGAATCGATCTGCGCGGCGACGCCCTCCCGGAGGGACCCGCCCTGCGCGACCTGTTGCCCCGAGCCGACTTCGACGTCTCGGCCGCCCTGGAGAAGGTGCGTCCGATCTGCGAGGCCGTGCATCATCGGGGCGACGCGGCGCTGATCGACTTCGCGGAGAAGTTCGACGGCGTGCGCCTCACATCCGTACGGGTCCCGGCCAAGGCCCTCACGGACGCGCTTGAGCAGCTCGACCCGGCCGTCCGCGCGGCCCTGGAGGAGTCCATCCGCCGCGCCCGTACCGTCCACCGCGAGCAGCGCCGCACCACGCACACCACCCAGGTCGTCCCCGGCGGCACGGTCACCGAGAAGTGGGTACCGGTCGAGCGCGTCGGCCTCTACGCCCCCGGTGGCCGGTCGGTGTACCCGTCGTCCGTGATCATGAACGTGGTGCCCGCGCAGGAGGCCGGTGTTCCGTCGATCGCCCTCGCCTCCCCGGCGCAGGCCGAGTTCGACGGACTGCCGCACCCCACGATCCTCGCCGCCTGCGCACTGCTCGGCGTCGACGAGGTGTACGCGGCCGGCGGTGCCACCGCCGTCGCGATGTTCGCGTACGGCACCGAGTCCTGCCCGCCCGCCAACATGGTCACCGGGCCCGGCAATATCTGGGTGGCCGCCGCCAAGCGGTACTTCACCGGGGTCATCGGCATCGACTCCGAGGCGGGCCCGACCGAGATCGCGGTCCTCGCGGACGACACCGCCGACCCGGTGCACGTCGCCGCCGACCTGATCAGCCAGGCCGAGCACGACCCGCTCGCCGCCGCCGTGCTCGTCACCGACTCCGTCGCGCTCGCCGACGCGGTCGAGAAGGAGCTGGCGCCGCAGGTCGAGGCCACCAAGCACATCGAGGACCGCATCCGGCCCTCGCTCGCGGGCAGGCAGTCCGCGATCGTGCTCGTCGACGGCGTCGACGAGGGCCTCCGTGTCGTCAACGCATACGGCGCCGAGCACCTGGAGATCCAGACGGCGGACGCGGCGGCGGTGGCCGAACGCGTCGTCAACGCGGGCGCGATCTTCATCGGCCCGTGGGCGCCGGTCTCCCTCGGCGACTACGCGGCCGGCTCCAACCACGTGCTCCCGACCGGCGGTTGCGCCTGCCACTCCTCCGGTCTGTCCGTCCAGTCCTTCCTGCGTGGCATCCACATCGTCGACTACACGAAGGACGCGCTGGCCGAGGTCGCGCACCACGTGGTGACGCTGGCGGAGGCGGAGGACCTGCCCGCGCACGGCGCGGCGATCAAGGCAAGGTTCGGCTGGAAGGTACCTGAGGGCAAGTGA
- a CDS encoding ABC transporter ATP-binding protein translates to MSTRVASANRRSGDVVCAVRGLTKTYPATRGRRGAPGTPEVRANDAVGLEVRRGEIFGLLGPNGAGKTTLVRQLTGLMRPDDGTVEILGHDIVRHPERASRILAYLGQESTALDELTVALAAETTGRLRGLEVRQARAERDAVLEELGLTALAQRPLKKLSGGQRRLACFATALVGERPLLVLDEPTSGMDPVARRAVWAAVDRRRAESGATVLLVTHNVIEAETVLDRVAVLDKGRVIACDTPAGLKEQVAGEVRVELVWREQAPLDVPEVAALRRRAVESGRRWSLRLAPEEARAVVATVTGGAAFVALDDFTLATPSLEDVYLALGGSAGSAQGLVKG, encoded by the coding sequence GTGAGTACGCGTGTGGCATCGGCGAACCGGCGGAGCGGCGACGTCGTGTGTGCTGTGCGGGGGCTCACCAAGACGTATCCGGCGACCCGGGGGCGGCGCGGGGCGCCCGGAACCCCCGAGGTGCGGGCCAATGATGCCGTCGGGCTTGAGGTCCGGCGGGGGGAGATCTTCGGGTTGCTCGGGCCGAACGGGGCCGGGAAGACCACGCTCGTACGGCAGCTGACCGGGCTGATGCGGCCCGATGACGGCACCGTCGAGATCCTCGGGCACGACATCGTGCGGCACCCGGAGCGAGCCTCGCGGATCCTCGCTTATCTGGGGCAGGAGTCGACCGCGCTCGACGAGCTGACCGTGGCGCTCGCCGCGGAGACCACCGGGCGGCTGCGCGGGCTGGAGGTGCGGCAGGCGCGGGCCGAGCGGGATGCCGTGCTGGAGGAGCTGGGGCTCACCGCGCTGGCGCAGCGTCCACTGAAGAAGCTGTCCGGCGGGCAGCGGCGGCTCGCCTGTTTCGCCACCGCGCTGGTCGGGGAACGGCCCCTGCTCGTGCTGGACGAGCCGACCAGCGGAATGGACCCGGTGGCCCGGCGGGCCGTGTGGGCCGCCGTCGACCGGCGGCGCGCCGAGTCCGGTGCCACCGTCCTACTGGTCACCCACAACGTCATCGAGGCGGAGACCGTGCTCGACCGGGTCGCCGTCCTCGACAAGGGGCGGGTCATCGCCTGCGACACCCCGGCCGGGCTGAAGGAGCAGGTCGCGGGCGAGGTGCGCGTCGAGCTGGTGTGGCGGGAGCAGGCGCCGCTGGATGTGCCCGAGGTCGCCGCGCTGCGTCGGCGTGCCGTGGAGTCCGGACGACGCTGGTCGCTGCGGCTCGCGCCGGAGGAGGCGCGCGCGGTCGTGGCCACCGTCACCGGCGGCGCGGCCTTCGTGGCGCTCGACGACTTCACCCTTGCCACGCCGAGCCTGGAGGACGTCTACCTGGCGCTCGGCGGCAGCGCGGGCAGCGCACAGGGGCTGGTCAAGGGGTGA
- a CDS encoding DUF2567 domain-containing protein — translation MTAPFSPPPPPHHQTPDDPWGPPPAGGGGGGVEHDAYAQDGSGVGSAPGLASELIWAAVVTVVMALLGGVLLGLLWWWLAPPVPLVSDGSAVYLKETEGEQAAGVDGTFTLLALGVGALSALVVFLVRRRGGVPLVVALTVGGLLGAVLAWRLGVWLGPETDVAARAKEVGEGVTFSAPLKLSAKGALLAWPLAGVLVHLGLTALFGPRDPDPYEEPQYGPPPAA, via the coding sequence GTGACCGCACCGTTTTCGCCGCCTCCGCCGCCGCACCATCAGACCCCGGACGACCCCTGGGGCCCGCCGCCCGCCGGGGGCGGGGGCGGGGGCGTGGAGCACGACGCGTACGCGCAGGACGGCTCCGGGGTCGGATCCGCTCCCGGGCTGGCGAGCGAGCTGATCTGGGCCGCCGTCGTCACGGTGGTCATGGCGCTGCTCGGGGGCGTACTGCTCGGGCTTCTGTGGTGGTGGCTCGCGCCGCCGGTGCCGCTCGTCTCCGACGGATCGGCGGTGTACCTCAAGGAGACCGAGGGTGAGCAGGCCGCCGGGGTCGACGGAACGTTCACGCTGCTGGCGTTGGGGGTCGGGGCGCTGAGCGCGCTCGTCGTGTTCCTCGTGCGCCGGCGCGGAGGTGTGCCGCTGGTCGTCGCGCTCACGGTGGGTGGGCTGCTGGGTGCCGTGCTGGCGTGGCGGCTCGGGGTGTGGCTCGGGCCCGAGACCGATGTCGCGGCGCGGGCGAAGGAAGTGGGGGAGGGGGTTACGTTCTCGGCGCCGCTGAAGCTCAGTGCGAAGGGGGCGCTGCTGGCCTGGCCGCTGGCTGGGGTACTGGTTCATCTTGGGCTTACGGCGTTGTTCGGGCCGCGTGATCCTGACCCGTACGAGGAGCCCCAGTACGGCCCGCCGCCGGCCGCGTAG
- a CDS encoding LON peptidase substrate-binding domain-containing protein, producing the protein MTTVRLPLFPLNSVLYPGLVLPLNIFEERYRAMMRELLKTPEDEPRRFAVVAIRDGHEVAPSAPGMPDPTALPERGPAAGFGDDPVKAFHSVGCIADAATIRERDNGTFEVLATGTTRVRLLSVDSSGPFLVAELEELAEDAGDEAGALAEGVLRAFRQYQKRLAGARERSLSTGADLPDEPAVVSYLVAAAMMLDTPAKQQLLQAPDTASRLRDELKLLRAETAIIRSLPSLPASELTRGPTSLN; encoded by the coding sequence GTGACCACCGTCCGGCTGCCGCTCTTCCCCCTGAACTCGGTGTTGTACCCGGGGCTCGTGCTTCCTCTGAACATTTTCGAGGAGCGCTATCGCGCCATGATGCGCGAGTTGCTGAAAACCCCCGAGGACGAACCGCGCCGCTTCGCCGTCGTCGCCATCCGCGACGGCCACGAGGTCGCGCCGAGCGCACCCGGCATGCCCGATCCGACGGCGCTGCCCGAGCGCGGTCCGGCCGCCGGATTCGGCGACGACCCGGTCAAGGCGTTCCATTCCGTGGGCTGTATCGCGGACGCGGCCACCATCCGGGAGCGCGACAACGGCACGTTCGAGGTCCTCGCCACCGGTACGACCCGGGTGCGGCTGCTCTCGGTGGACTCCTCCGGTCCGTTCCTGGTGGCGGAGCTGGAGGAGCTTGCCGAGGACGCCGGCGACGAGGCGGGCGCGCTCGCGGAAGGGGTGCTGCGGGCCTTCCGCCAGTACCAGAAGCGGCTGGCGGGCGCGCGTGAGCGGTCGCTGTCGACGGGGGCGGACCTGCCGGACGAGCCGGCCGTCGTCTCGTATCTGGTCGCTGCGGCGATGATGCTCGACACCCCGGCCAAGCAGCAGCTCCTCCAGGCCCCCGACACCGCGTCCCGGCTGCGCGACGAGCTGAAACTCCTGCGCGCCGAGACCGCCATCATCCGTAGTCTGCCGTCGTTGCCCGCGTCGGAGCTGACGCGGGGCCCGACGAGCCTCAACTGA
- a CDS encoding NYN domain-containing protein: MDRCIVLVDAGYLLGAAASLLAGEPSRSRITVDHTALIQGLRERAEADTERPLLRIYWFDGAPDRVPQPEHRRLRVMPRVTVRLGALTRSDGRWAQKGVDAAMHAELTELARNRACSDVVLVTGDGDLLPGMMAAKEHGVAVHLWAVQAADGDYNQSEDLVAEADERRVLDRAWITKAVRAKELGGICAPPPVPRPEIAAILSAPLPESALAAAERTGEPEPAPAGRNGTEERVPAAAKGVPTPKDLAAMRGPGAHAVQHPATATLRWSSDKGWVDRPGGAAESPDAAAMPTLAQLTTAEQRWADREEDITTVGGDPYEVGQVFARRWMSRLTDQSHLQKLSGMYPRVPHRVDGELLRYAARFGLLAHKDDQIDEHDRYAIRAGFWREIDVRTASGVNEGA, encoded by the coding sequence GTGGACCGCTGCATCGTCCTGGTGGACGCCGGGTATCTGCTCGGCGCAGCCGCCAGCCTCCTCGCCGGGGAACCCTCCCGCTCCCGCATCACTGTCGACCACACCGCCCTCATCCAGGGGCTGCGCGAGCGCGCCGAGGCCGACACCGAGCGACCGCTGCTACGCATCTACTGGTTCGACGGCGCCCCCGACCGCGTCCCGCAGCCCGAGCACCGCAGGCTGCGCGTGATGCCCCGGGTGACCGTCCGGCTCGGCGCCCTGACCCGCAGCGACGGGCGCTGGGCCCAGAAGGGCGTGGACGCCGCGATGCACGCCGAGCTGACCGAGCTGGCCCGCAACCGTGCCTGCTCCGACGTGGTCCTCGTCACCGGTGACGGGGATCTGCTGCCGGGCATGATGGCGGCCAAGGAGCACGGCGTCGCCGTACACCTGTGGGCGGTGCAGGCCGCCGACGGGGACTACAACCAGTCCGAGGACCTGGTCGCCGAGGCCGACGAGCGGCGGGTGCTCGACCGGGCGTGGATCACCAAGGCGGTACGGGCCAAGGAACTCGGCGGGATCTGCGCGCCGCCGCCGGTGCCGCGGCCGGAGATCGCCGCGATCCTGTCAGCGCCGCTGCCGGAGTCCGCGCTTGCGGCCGCCGAGCGGACCGGAGAGCCGGAGCCGGCCCCCGCGGGGCGCAACGGGACTGAGGAGCGGGTGCCGGCCGCGGCCAAGGGCGTACCCACGCCGAAGGATCTCGCCGCCATGCGGGGGCCCGGGGCGCATGCGGTGCAGCATCCGGCTACCGCCACGTTGCGGTGGTCCTCAGACAAGGGGTGGGTGGACCGGCCCGGAGGTGCGGCGGAGTCGCCGGACGCGGCCGCCATGCCGACGCTCGCGCAGCTCACGACGGCGGAGCAGCGGTGGGCCGATCGGGAGGAGGACATCACGACGGTCGGGGGTGACCCGTATGAGGTCGGGCAGGTGTTCGCTCGGCGGTGGATGTCCCGGCTGACCGATCAGTCGCACCTGCAGAAGTTGTCGGGGATGTATCCGCGCGTTCCTCATCGGGTGGATGGGGAGTTGTTGCGGTATGCGGCTCGGTTCGGGTTGCTCGCGCACAAGGACGATCAGATCGATGAACATGATCGGTATGCGATTCGGGCCGGCTTCTGGCGGGAGATCGATGTGCGGACTGCCTCCGGCGTGAACGAGGGCGCCTAG
- a CDS encoding ABC transporter permease encodes MSVVPAEVLPGSALAVEERVERGAAELGPRARLWPALCAVYRAQLSRARVARIPLLFVATFQSIGIMILMRGVVDGGAEARAVVAGSSVLVVAFVALNLLAQYFGQLRSSGGLDHYATLPVPPAAVVLGAAGAYASFTVPGTVVTAVFGCVLFGLPLAHLWVLAAVIPLAGAALAGLGAALGLLAPRPELATVLGQLGMSAALLLGVLPADRMPGFIQFARDLLPSTYGVEAFARTFGPNPDWAFVLRDLAVCAGVGVVSLAVATWAYRRAAVR; translated from the coding sequence GTGAGTGTCGTACCCGCCGAGGTTCTGCCGGGCAGTGCCCTGGCCGTAGAGGAGCGCGTGGAGCGCGGAGCCGCCGAGCTCGGGCCCCGCGCGCGGCTGTGGCCGGCGCTCTGCGCGGTGTACCGGGCGCAGCTCTCGCGGGCGCGGGTCGCGCGGATCCCGCTGCTGTTCGTGGCCACCTTCCAGTCGATCGGGATCATGATCCTGATGCGCGGGGTGGTGGACGGCGGGGCCGAGGCGCGGGCCGTCGTCGCCGGTTCGTCGGTACTGGTCGTCGCCTTCGTCGCGTTGAACCTGCTGGCGCAGTACTTCGGGCAGCTGCGGTCGAGCGGGGGTCTTGATCATTACGCGACGCTGCCCGTGCCGCCCGCCGCTGTCGTGCTGGGCGCGGCCGGGGCGTACGCCTCCTTCACCGTGCCGGGGACCGTGGTCACCGCGGTCTTCGGATGCGTGCTCTTCGGGCTGCCGCTGGCCCACCTCTGGGTGCTCGCCGCGGTGATCCCGCTCGCCGGGGCCGCGCTCGCCGGGCTGGGCGCCGCGCTGGGCCTGCTCGCGCCGCGTCCCGAACTCGCCACCGTACTGGGGCAGTTGGGGATGTCGGCGGCGCTGCTGCTGGGCGTGCTGCCGGCCGACCGGATGCCGGGTTTCATCCAGTTCGCCCGTGATCTGCTGCCCTCCACGTACGGGGTGGAGGCCTTCGCTCGGACGTTCGGGCCGAACCCCGACTGGGCGTTCGTGCTCAGGGACCTCGCCGTGTGCGCGGGAGTCGGCGTCGTGTCACTCGCGGTCGCGACCTGGGCGTACCGGCGCGCCGCCGTCCGGTGA
- a CDS encoding oxidoreductase — MTEGAGVRDGEPPDDLTAAEAGMWQAFRNGSVYDLRSGDIAEDDPHGGHPWGPERTVRARVVAWLLLDGPPALAGRVSALKLVGVQIKGTLELAGGQVVPYMELKGCRFEKEILLPEARFTTVRLVDCSVPRLEAARLHTEGDLHLPRCRFHNGVRLADAHIGTDLLLNQAVVYRDRHGRSISADGLTVAQDVQAEMLESHGELSLRGATVGASLSLRGSRLTNPYGRLALNAPQLTVERTLYLTPAGVGNPLYTSGSTPARGTRVQRFVCEGGIRLDDGRFGDAVDLERARFTFNDTQELSLRRVQVPELRFLGEKPERGKVVLSGARVGVLIDRADSWPGPGNLQMGGFQYETLVPRDRFPLAKRLEWVAAATAEYSPEPYERLATVLRTGGDDEGAREVLLAKQRHRRENLPFAGKLWGYAQDWTVAYGYRPGRAAVWMAVLWALTSYAFSHAHHPPIKSGEHPNWSPSLFALDLLLPVIDLGQVGYWQLRGGWQWLAAVVIILGWILATTVAAGATRLLSRN; from the coding sequence GTGACCGAGGGTGCCGGCGTCCGGGACGGGGAGCCGCCGGACGACCTGACCGCCGCCGAGGCCGGCATGTGGCAGGCATTCCGCAACGGCAGCGTCTACGACCTGCGCAGCGGTGACATCGCCGAGGACGATCCGCACGGCGGCCATCCCTGGGGCCCCGAGCGCACCGTACGGGCCCGAGTCGTGGCCTGGCTGCTGCTGGACGGTCCGCCCGCGCTGGCCGGCCGGGTCTCCGCGCTGAAGCTGGTCGGCGTACAGATCAAGGGCACCCTGGAGCTGGCGGGCGGCCAGGTGGTGCCGTACATGGAGCTGAAGGGCTGCCGGTTCGAGAAGGAGATCCTGCTGCCCGAGGCCCGGTTCACGACCGTACGGCTGGTGGACTGCTCGGTGCCGCGCCTGGAGGCGGCCCGGCTGCACACGGAGGGCGATCTGCATCTGCCGCGCTGCCGGTTCCACAACGGCGTACGGCTGGCGGACGCGCACATCGGCACCGATCTGCTGCTCAACCAGGCGGTCGTCTACCGCGACCGGCACGGCCGTTCGATCTCCGCGGACGGGCTGACCGTCGCCCAGGACGTGCAGGCCGAGATGCTGGAGTCGCACGGCGAGCTGAGCCTGCGCGGCGCGACCGTCGGCGCCTCGCTCAGTCTGCGCGGCAGCAGGCTCACCAACCCGTACGGCCGCCTCGCCCTGAACGCGCCCCAGTTGACCGTCGAGCGCACCCTCTATCTGACCCCCGCCGGCGTCGGAAATCCCCTCTACACGAGCGGCAGCACTCCCGCGCGCGGCACACGCGTCCAGCGGTTCGTGTGCGAGGGCGGGATACGGCTGGACGACGGACGGTTCGGCGACGCCGTCGACCTGGAGCGGGCCCGTTTCACCTTCAACGACACACAGGAACTGTCTCTGCGCCGCGTCCAGGTGCCCGAGCTGCGCTTCCTCGGCGAGAAGCCGGAGCGCGGCAAGGTCGTCCTGTCCGGCGCCCGCGTCGGCGTCCTCATCGACCGGGCGGACAGCTGGCCGGGCCCGGGCAACCTCCAGATGGGCGGCTTCCAGTACGAGACCCTCGTACCGCGTGACCGGTTCCCCCTGGCCAAGCGGCTGGAGTGGGTGGCGGCGGCGACCGCCGAGTACAGCCCGGAGCCGTACGAGCGGCTCGCCACCGTGCTACGGACCGGCGGCGACGACGAGGGCGCGCGCGAGGTACTGCTGGCCAAGCAGCGCCACCGGCGCGAGAACCTGCCGTTCGCGGGGAAGCTCTGGGGCTACGCGCAGGACTGGACGGTCGCGTACGGGTACCGGCCGGGCCGGGCCGCCGTATGGATGGCCGTGCTGTGGGCGCTGACCTCGTACGCCTTCTCGCACGCCCACCATCCGCCGATCAAGAGCGGCGAGCACCCGAACTGGAGCCCGTCCCTGTTCGCCCTGGACCTGCTGCTCCCGGTCATCGACCTCGGTCAGGTCGGCTACTGGCAGTTGCGCGGCGGCTGGCAGTGGCTGGCCGCGGTGGTGATCATCCTGGGCTGGATCCTCGCGACGACGGTGGCCGCGGGCGCGACCCGGCTTCTGAGCAGGAACTGA